The region CGACGTACAGCGTCTGCTCACGCCCCGCCACGCGCACCTTCAGGCTCCCGAAGTACGGCTGATGCACGTGCGGCGAGAGCATCGCCGCGAACTCCTCGGCCTGATCCCCCAGGATGATGCTCGTCTCCAGGTCCGCGCCCATCTGCCGGTCACGGTCCTCCCAGAACTCGATCTGACGGATCATGGCCGCCACCGTCCCCGACAGGTGATCCCTCTCCAGTTCAAAATCCGGGTGGGTTTCCGGACGCAATTCCGCAACAGGCATAACGCACAGGATACGGGAAAACAACAAAGAGGGCACCCGCAACAGGTGCCCTCACGCCGCCCGACCTTACTTGCTGCTCTTCTCGGGCGTGGTCCGCACGGCGAGCGCGGCGCTCTGCACGGCACCGTTCACCGAGAATTTGAGCTGCGCCGCTTCCGCATCGAGGGGCAGCACGTCGCTCAGGCTGGGCAGGTACTTGCTGAGGGTCGAACTGCTCGACGTCACCTTCTTCTGGGTGGGCGTGAAATCCGCCGCGACACTCACCTTGTACGTCAGGCGGACCTTGTCGTAGTACTGCACGTCGACGCTGCTCCCCACGAGGCGGGTCTTGATGACGGCGCGGCCGATCTCGGACTTGACCAGCACCACGCTGATGCCCTTCGGTGCGTCCACCGAGTCCAGCTTGATCCAGGACGCGCCGATATAGGGGTCGGGCACCTTGTCGCCGTCCGAACGAACCGTGCTGTAATCGAAGGTGACCTGATCGTAGTAGCGGTCCAGTTCGCTGCCGTCCTCGAAGGCCGTCCGGGGGTACGTCACCTGCACGAACGCGGTCTTGCCCGGCAGCACGGGGGCCGCCGCGTACGGCGAGGTCAGCTCGACGGGGTAGTTCTCCTGATCGCCACGCTGCATGGCGGTGCAGGCGGTCAGGGTGGTCAGGAGGGCGGCGGTCAGGGCGATGGTGCGCATACCGGCGGAGGTTAGCAGCCTTCATGGTTCTTGCCTGCCTCACATGAAGCACGCCCCCAGTTTATGAAGCCTTAAGGTAGGCGCGTGCTCCGACGCCTCCTGACCGCCGCGTGTCTCCTCTGCTCGACCGCTTCCGCCGAGGTCACCCTGGGCCTGAGTGCCGCTGCCGGGCCGGGCGTCGCGCAGGGCGGCGCGCACGCCTCCGTCCGGTCCGACTGGCGGGGCGGCGGGGCGTGGCGCGGCACCCTGGGCCTGGAGGTGTGGGCGCCCACCACGCTCACCCCGTGGGTCCGTGCGGACGTGACGTACCTGCGCGCCCTGCCGGGCAACCAGTACGCGGGCCTCGGCGTGGGCAGCGGCGTCCTGCTGTCGGGCGAGGGCACAGCCGGTGGCGTCCCCCTGTTCGTGTACAGTCCGCTGCTGGGCGCGAACGTGCACGGCGTGTACGGCGTCCACGTGAGCGGCGTGAACGTCGAGGGCCTCCTGCGGCTCGGCGGGCTGTCCGGCGTCGGCGTGCGCGTGGACGTGCCACTGCGCTGATGCACCGAACGTCCGCGGCGCCCTTGACCCTCTCCCCTGCCGTGTTCCACACTGTGCGTCAGGTGTTGATCCGCAGGAGTACCGCGCGCAGCGGCCAGTGAGCGAGCCCGTGACGGTGAGAGTCGGGCGGTGAGGCGGCGCGGGAAGGGCAGCGGGGAGCTGATCACAGACAAAAGTGCCAGTCGGCCGGGGATGCCGGGGCTGGAACTGGGGTGGAACCGCGCGTGTCCTCATGCGTCCCCAGACGAGCGAGTGCCGGGAACTGGCCGCCGTCTGGGGCTTTTTTCCGTCGCCTGCCCGAAAGGAGCACGTGATGCCTGCAACGTCGATGGAAGAACTCGTCAGCCTGTGTAAACGCCGGGGCTTCATTTTCCAGGGCTCGGAGATCTACGGGGGCCTTCAGGGTTTCTACGATTACGGCCCGCTGGGCGTGGAACTGAAGAACAACATCAAGGCCGCGTGGTGGCGCACGAACGTGTACGAGCGGGACGACATGGAGGGCCTGGACGCCAGCATCATCATGCACCGGCAGGTGCTGCGGCACAGCGGGCACGAGGCGACCTTCAGCGACCCGATGGTGGACAACAAGAAGAACAACAAGCGGTACCGTCTGGACCACCTCGTGAAGGATCAGAAGGCGGACGTGATCGCGAAGGTGGCCGAGGCGATGGGGCAGAGTGCGGAGAACTTCCCGGCGGTCGTGGCGGCGCTGAACGCGAACCCCGCGCAGGCATCGCAGGCGCTGAGGGACGCGGGCGTGCGTGACCCGTTCAGCGGTGAGGTGGGCGAGTGGACCGAGCCCAAACCCTTCAACATGATGTTCAAGACGACCATCGGCCCGGTCGCGGATGACGAGAGCTACGGCTACCTGCGTCCCGAGACCGCGCAGGGGATCTTCACGAACTTCAAGAACGTCGTGGACAGCACCAGCCGCCGCCTGCCGTTCGGCATCGCGCAGATCGGCAAGGCGTTCCGCAACGAGATCACGCCCCGCAACTTCATCTTCCGCGTGCGGGAACTCGAGCAGATGGAGATCGAGTTCTTCTGCACGCCCGGCACGGACGAGGAGTGGCACGAACACTGGCTGGAGCGGCGCCTGAGCTGGTGGGAGGCGCAGGGCGTGCCGCGCAGCAAGATCGAGATCCTGGACGTGCCGAAGGAGGATCTGGCGCACTACTCCAAGCGCACCTACGACCTGATGTACGACTACCCCACCCTGGGGCACGAGGAGATCGAGGGCATCGCGAACCGCAGCGACTACGACCTCGGGTCGCACACGAAAAACCAGAGCGAACTGGGGCTCGTGGCGCGCGTGGAGGAGAACCTCGACTCCATCGCCAAGCTGACCATTCCGCACCCGGAGACGAACAAGCCGGTCGTGCCGTTCGTGATCGAACCGTCCGCCGGGGTGGACCGCGCCATGCTGGCCGTCCTGAGCGAGGCGTTCACCAAGGAGACGCTGGAGAACGGCAACGAACGCATCGTGCTGAAACTCAGGCCGCACCTCGCGCCGATCAAGGTGGCCGTGATTCCGCTGGCGCGCAACAAGGCCGAACTGGTCGACCTGGCCCGCTCCATCAAGAACGACCTGCAGAAGCTCGGGCTGGGCCGCATCCTGCTGGAGGACAGTGGGAACATCGGCAAGGCGTACCGCCGCCACGACGAGGTCGGTACGCCCTACTGCGTCACCGTGGACTTCGACACCGTCGGCAAGGGCGAGGACGCCAGCCTGACCGACACCGTCACCATCCGCGACCGCGACACGCTGGCGCAGGAACGCGTGAAGATCAGCGAGCTCAGCGCTTACCTGCAGGCGAAGCTGCGGTGAGCGTCCCCGCCGATCACCTCGTGCCGTACCTGAGCGCCGTGGAACTGGCGGTGCTGGGCGTGTACGCCGTCCACCCGGACCTGACGGACGCGATGGTGGACAGCGCCTACGAGGAACTGGTGCGCCGCTACCGCGCCGAGGCCACGAACTACCCCTTCACGCCGGGGAAACTGGACGGTCTGCGCGCCGAGGTGCACGACGCGGCGCTGCGCGGCCTGACGCTGCGCCTGTCGCAGCCCGGCGATCATCCGGGCCCGGAGGAACTGCGTCTGGCGGTGGGTCGCCTGCGCAGCAGCGTCAAGACCTGGACGCGCGCCGGTGGGCGGCAGGGGTACCTGCACTTCCTGGAGCGGGAGATCGGCGACCTGAGCGTCGACGACGAGGAGTAACGGCAGCACGGGAGAGGGGGACGCGCCACTGGCCGTCCCCCCCTCTTCTGACTGTCTGGGGTCAGTGCTGGTGGTCGCCCATATCCATGCCACCCATCCCGCCGGGCGCGGGCAGCGGCTGCGCGCCCCGGTCCTTCAGCAGGCGGGTCATCAGGGTGATCTCGGCGCTCTGCGCGGCCTGGATCTGCCGGGCGAGGGCCTGTACCTCGGGCCGCACGCCGCTTTCCAGTGCGGGGGGGACCATCGCCAGGGCGCCCTGGTGGTGGCGGGTCATGAGTTGCAGGAAGGTCACCTCGGCCTGCTTCTCGGGCTGGGTGCTGATGGTCGCCACCTCGGCCTGGGTGGCCATGCCCATCATGCGGGCGTGCTCGGCGCTCATGCCGTCCCCGGCCCAGGGGCGGCCCCAGAGGGTCAGCCAGCCGCGCATCTGCCCGATCTGCTCCTGCTGGCCCAGCATGATGTCCAGCGCCAGGCTGCGTAGTTCCGGGTCTGTGGTGGTGTCGCGGACGCGGGTCGCCATGTCGATGGCCTGCGTGTGGTGCTGGATCATCTCGCGCACGAAGCGCACCTCGCGGCTGTCCTCGGCGGGATTGATCAGGCGCGGGGCGAGCAGCAGCGCGGCCGCGACGGCGGCGAGCAGGACGGCAATGAACGGGAGGGCGCGGCGCAGGTTCACGCCCGCGAGTATAGGGGCGCGTTCATGAGGCCCAGTGCTCTCCATGCGGCCCGCTACACTGCCCCGGATGACTGGGGAGCGGTGGCGGAACGTGGCGGGCGGCGTGGCGGTGGGCGCGGGACTGGCGGTGCTGGCCGCGTTCCTGGGCGAGGTCCGCGCCCCGGCAGGGGTGCTGCTGGGCGTGATCGTGGCGGGCGGCGTGGCGGGGGCGTTCCGGCCCGGCTGGGCAGTCCTGCGGGTCGGGGCGGGCGCGCTGGCGGTGCTGATCGCCGCCTGCCTGCTCACGCCCGTGCTGCGCGGGCCGCTGGCGTCCCTGACCCTGCGCGAGTCCCCGGTGAAGGCGGACGCCATCGTGGTGCTGGGCGGCGGCGTGCAGTGCGGTAGCCGCACGCTGGAGGTCAGCAGTCAGGCACGCCTGCTCCGTGGCCTGGAGCTGTGGCGGGCCGGGTACGCCCCCGTCCTGACCCTCTCGGAGCAATCCGGGCTGATCGGGCCGCGCGACTGCCCGAAAATCGACGCGCTGGAACGCGAGATGATCCGCGCGCTGTACCCCTCGGGCGGCCCCACCCTGGTCACGCTGAGGAACGTCACGACCACCCGTGACGAGGCGGCCCGCGTGCGCGACCTGGCCCGGGCGCGCGGCTGGACACGGGTGCTGCTCGTCACGTCACCCAGTCACTCGCGCCGCGCTGCCGCGCTGTTCCGCGCACAGGGGGTGACCGTCGTCAGTGTGCCCGCCCAGGAGTGGCGCTTCGATCAGGCCCTCATACAACCCAGTGACCGCCTCGTGGCCCTGCGCGTCCTGCTGTACGAGAGTCTGTCGCGCGTGAAGGCCGCGCTGGGCGGCACGCCGGAACGCTGACCTTCGGTTCGGCGGGTCTGCATCAGGTGCGGTCTCGGCTGCGGAGCGGGACGTGTAGGGTGCGGCTGTCATGGTGGCAACCCCGACGCATCTCGCCACACTGGCGACACTGATCCTGGCCCTGCTCCTGCCGTTCTTCCGTGCAGGTCGCGCCGCGCGGGGGGCGGCCCCTGTGGAGGACGATCCTCTGCTGATGATCCTGAAGTCGTGGCTGCGGACGGTCCTGCTGTGCGTTGGCGGGGCGGTGGTGATCCCGTTCTCGCCGCTGGGCGGGGTCGCGTTGATCTGGGGTGCGGCCCTGTTCGGTGAGGGAGCGGCGTCCACGTCGTTCATGGTGTGGATCTACGCGATTCCTCTCGGGGGTGCGGCCCTCGGCGTGCTGGGAAGCGCCCTGTGGGAACTGGGGTTGCTCTGGTCGGGCCGGGCCCGGGGTCGTGACTGATAGGCCGTCCGTGAGGTGACTGGCTCCGTGAAGCCCCAGCGCACACTTGCCCGCCCCTGCTTCCCGTACACTGCGCGGTTGTGAGTGAGCGTGTGACGGTGATCGGTGGGGGTCTGGCGGGGTCGGAGGCGGCGCTGGCGGCCGCGCGGCTGGGCGTGCGGGTGCGCCTGCACGAGATGCGGCCGGTGAAGATGACGCCGGCGCACCGCAGTGGGAATTTCGCGGAGCTGGTGTGCAGCAATTCCCTGGGCGGCGAGGGCGAGTTGCAGAGCAAGGGTCTGCTGCAGGCCGAGCTGCGCAGTGTGGGCGGCGCGATCGTGGGCGCGGCGGACGCCTCCAAGCTGCCCGCCGGGAACGCGCTGGCGGTGGAACGGGACGAGTTCAGTGCGCGCGTGACGGCGGCGGTGCGTGAGCATCCACTGATCGAGGTCGTGGAGGGTGAGGTGGAGGCCGTGCCGGACGGGATCGTGGTGATCGCGTCGGGGCCGCTGACGTCGGACGCGCTGGCAGCGGACGTGGCACGCCTGACCGGCAGTGAGCGCCTGAGCTTCTACGACGCGGCGGCGCCCGTGATCGCGTTCGACAGCATCAACATGGACGTGGCGTGGCGCGCGGGGCGGTACGAGCAGAGCGCGGATTACATCAACTGCCCGTTCACGAAGGACGAGTACCTGGCGTTCTTCGGGGCGCTGGAGCAGGCGCGCAGTCACACGCCGCACGACTGGGAGAAGCTGGAGTTCTTCGAGGGCTGCATGCCCATCGAGGAGATCGCCCGCCGCGGCATCGACACGCCCCGCTTCGGGCCGATGTCCCCCAAGGGCCTGGACGATCCGAAGACCGGGCGCTGGCCGTACGCGGTCGCGCAGCTGCGTCAGGAGGACCGCGAGGGCCGCATGTGGTCGCTGGTGGGCTTCCAGACGGGCCTGAAGTGGGGGGATCAGAAGGCGGTCGTGAACCTCATCCCGGGCCTGGAGGGCGCGGAGATCGTCCGGTACGGCGTGATGCACCGCAACACGTACCTGAACGCCCCGCTGGTCCTGGAATCCACGCTGCAACTGAAGGCCGACCCGACGAAACTGGTCGCGGGCGTCCTGGCGGGCACCGAGGGGTACCTGGAATCGGCAGCGACCGGCTGGCTGGCGGGGACGAACGCGGCGCGCCTCGCGCTGGGCCTCCAGCCCCTCACGCCGCCCGCCGAGAGCATGCTGGGCGGCCTGACCCGTTATCTGGCGAGTGCGAACCCGAAGGGCTTCCAGCCCATGAACGTGAACTGGGCGCTCGTGCCGGAACTGCCCGCCGAGATCAACGAGAAGACCGGCAAGCCCCGCAAGCTCGGCAAGCGCGAGAAACGCCCCGTGATGTTCCGCCGGGGCCTGAACGCGTTCATGACGTGGGCTCAGGCGGAGGCGGGCCTGACGGTCACGCCTCCCCAGGTGCGGGAAGCGGAGGTCGTGGGCGCAGAGGGCTGATCACCAGACCGTCAGGGAGGCCGGGGCGACTGCTCCGGCTTCCGCGTCTTATTGGTAGTCCGTTGACTCGGGCAAAGTTTGCTGTCCTAGACGGTATTCAGGCTACATACATCGGGAGTGGTCGACCCTGGCCGACCCGATCCAGCAACAGGAAGAGTGGCCGAGGTGGTCGCTCCGTGGAAAAGGCCCGCCAGGCTTGCCACACCCAGACGAACGGCTCCAACCACAATCGCACCTGATGCAGCAGCGTGCTCCACTTGGGCGGATGCCGTGCATCCGCCCGCTGAGATGTCTCACTGAACTGGATAGAGTTTGGTGGAGGGTAAGTTCAGTGTGATCCACACTGGAGGACAGAATGTCCGTACCCAAGCAGCAATTCACCGCTGAGTTCAAACAAGAAGCCGTCCGGTTGGTTCGCACGACCGGAAAGAGTTGCGCCCAGATTGCCCGCGATCTCGGCGTTCCCCCTCACTACGTCGTCCGGTGGAAGCAGCAGCAGGACACCCAGACGGCCTCCGGCCGCCCAGCCTTCACCGGGCGGGGAATCCCCGCCCTTTCACCACAGGAGGCTCGCCTTAAGGAACTGGAGCGGGAGCTGGAAATTGCACGACAGGAACGGGATATCCTGAAAAAAGCGCTGGCCTTCTTCGCCAAGCAACCCTGATCTTCAGGTTCATCGAGCGGCACCACGACGAGTTTCCAGTCGAGCTGATGTGCCGGATTCTGGACGTGAGCATCAGCGGGTACTACGCTGCGCGGGGAAGGCCGGAGAGCAAGAGGATCTCAAAAGACCGCGTGCTGATCGAGAAAATCAGGACCAGCTTCGAGGAAAGCCGGGGAACATACGGGGCGCTGCGCATCCAAGCCGACCTGAAGGCACAGGGAGAGCAGGTCAGTCGTCAGCGGATCAGGCGGCTCATGCGACAAGCACAGCTTGTCGCGCGTGGAAAGCGGAAGTTCCGGACGACGACGAAGGCGAAATCTTCGCGCCCAGTCGCAGAAAACATTCTTGATCGGGTGTTCACTGCGGACGGCCCGAATCAGAAGTGGGTCACGGACATCACGTATGTCCCCACCCGTGAAGGCTGGTTGTACCTGGCGACGGTCATGGACCTGTACTCGAGGAAAATTGTCGGCTGGGCGCTGAATGAGCGACTTCAGACGCCGCTGGTCACAGCGGCGTTGGAGATGGCGGTGGCTCGTCGGAACCCACCAGGCGGACTCCTGCATCATTCGGATCGAGGGAGCCAGTATACGAGCGATGTGTACCAGCAGGCGCTGGACAGATTGCAGGCCGTTCAGAGTATGAGCGAGGCAGGAGAATGCTGGGATAACGCTGTCCAGGAAAGCTTTTTTGCGACATTGAAGACGGAGATGGGGCTTGGCGAAGCGCAGTGGGACCGTGCCCAGACACGGACAGAGGTGTTCGAGTGGATTGAAGTGTTCTATAACCGTCGCCGTCGTCACTCGTCGTTGGGGTATCAGTCACCGACGGCCTTCGAGGAGCAGGCTTACATCCTGAACTGAGGCTCCACCAAACCCTTGACAGATCATCCAATGTCGGCGAAGAGCCATGTCTGACCGGGCCTGACAGTGCGTCCACCCCAGATGCTGTTTCACCTCTCGGTACGCCTGCTCAATCCGGGGGCGCCGGGCATACAGCAGTGCCACCTCCAGTGAGGCCGCCGGAGTCACCGGGACGCGTCCCGGTGACCTGTCCTTCTCGCTCTCCCGAACATTGGTGATGAGGTATTCCGTCGTCTCATGCGGCAGTTTGACTGGGTCAGGCGTCACCACAATCAGGCGAAGAGCGCGTCCAGGCCCGTACGGCCCACCGCTCACTTCTGCCCGCCAGAACACGCGTTCTGTACCGTCAGCGAACGTCCTCTTGAACGGCTGCCAGTCGGTTGGCACTGCCCGCAGCGCCAAGTCTTCCACCCCTCCAGGTTGACCCTGCTCATGCCACCACGCATACGAACTCGGCAAAGACAGCACAAATGGGATCGCAGAGGTGAGCAGTGACTTCACGAACAGCTCGTTCCGCCCATACAGGCAATCCGCCACGACCGCGCGGTACGGCCAATCATGCCGAACAGCCTCAATCAACTCCACCGCCAGTTGAGGCTTGGTGCGAAAAGCCGGGTCATTGGTCTTGCGCGGGAAGTGATGCGCGGGCGTGTAGGGACGCAATTGCAGAGGGAAATAGGCCTGCGGCGTGTCATACAGCACGTGTACAGAGACGATGCCCGAGTCGACTTTGCCCAGGCTGCCCAGATACTGCCGCCCGACATGGGCGGTGTGGGTTCCGTACTTCCGGTCACCCGTCTCATCGATGACCAAAACAGCATCAGCTGAGGGTGCCGTTGCCGATCCGCGACGCATGAGCTCCAGACGAGCGTGATGGAGCTCATCCGGATTCCAGGTGCTTTCGGACAGGAACCATTGCAGTCGCTGAGCTGCTTTGTGCTGGCTTCCGGCCTTCCCTGGGGCTGTATGGGCGATGCCCGTCGCTGTTGTGTGTCGCTCGGTACCGAGGAGAAGTCCTTGCAGGTACAGGCGCAGCGCTTCGCGCTGCGTGGGCCGATGAAACACATGATCCAACTGGGTGCAGTAGGCGTCCAGTGGATCAGGCACCACGCGATCCTGGGTCATGACCCAGTGTGCGCTTTCGGCCAGTCAACGGACTACCATTATACGGCCTCCGGTTGAAAGGTTTGCAAAATCTCTCAACCCGAGCGGACTCGGAGAGCTGCGCAGCAGAGCGAGCAGGAGAAAAACGGGTTCCGGGCGTGGAGTTGGCAACCCGGTGTGGTTCCGGGTTGTGAACGAAACAGACGGATTCCGTCTTACAGCCCCGGGTACTGCCGCAGTTCGATCCGGTACGTGCCCGCCTCGTCCTCTCGCCATGCGAGCGTGAGGGTCCCGTCGGGCGCGGTGGTGAGGCTGGGGCTGCGGGCGTCGCGGCGCGGGTCGCGGTTCTGGACGCCCCTGTGGGTCCATGACTGGCCGGTCCAGCGGGCGAGGTGCACCTGCCCGGTCCCGTTCACTTCCTCCACCCAGGCGAGGGCGGCGTGCCCGGTCGTGTCGGTGCTGAGGCTGGGGGCGGTGGCGAAGCCCTGGCTGACCTGCGAGCCCATGGGTTGCCAGTTCTGCCCGTTCCAGCGGGCGGCGTAGAGGGTGTCCTGCCCGGCGTGGTCCTCGATCCACGCGGCGATGGGGCGGTCCTGCCCGTCCAGCACGAGGCGCGTGGCCGCCACGTACCCGGGCGCGTGGCGGTTCAGCGGTCCGCCGAGCGGCTGCCACGTCTGCCCGTTCCAGCGGGCGGCGAGGACGCGGCTGGCGGTGACCTCGCCCTGCAGCCACGCGACGATGGGCTGCCCGGCGCGGGTGACGGTCAGGGCGGGCGTGCGGGAGAACTGCGTGCGGTCGTTGTAGCGCGGGCCGCGCACCCAGCTCTCCTGCGTGTCGTTCCAGGTGCGGACGGTCAGCTGGCTGCCGCCGGGGTCGCGCAGCCACTCGCCCCAGGCGAGCAGCGGCTGGCCCTTCCACAGGGCGACGGCGCGGGTGCGGGCGGCGTACGGGAGGTCGTCGCCCAGGTAACGGTCGCCCCAGTCGGTCCAGGTGTCGCCGCTCAGGGCGCGGAATTCCACCACGTCGTTGTCGCCGTAGTTCTCGTTCCAGGCGAGCAGCGCGCCGCCCTGCGCGTCGGTGGCGAGGTTCAGACTGGCGATCGGGCGCGGCTGCCGGTAGTTGAGGATGTCGCCGATGGGCGTCCAGCCGCCGGGGCCGCCCGCCCAGGTGCGCAGCACGCGGGCGGTGGAGGTCCCGCGCCCGCTGTTGAAGCGGCCGTTGTCGATGATGGCGGCCAGCAGCAGGGTGCCGTCCGGCCGCGCGGCGACCGCGAGTTCACGCACCGGCGCGCGGGTGTCCGGCGGCAGGAGGGACCGGGCGGGGGGCTCGCCACCCCCGGCCAGGGCGGAGGCGAGGAGCAGGGCAGGCAGGAATCGCGCGGGGCGG is a window of Deinococcus grandis DNA encoding:
- a CDS encoding glycine--tRNA ligase, translated to MPATSMEELVSLCKRRGFIFQGSEIYGGLQGFYDYGPLGVELKNNIKAAWWRTNVYERDDMEGLDASIIMHRQVLRHSGHEATFSDPMVDNKKNNKRYRLDHLVKDQKADVIAKVAEAMGQSAENFPAVVAALNANPAQASQALRDAGVRDPFSGEVGEWTEPKPFNMMFKTTIGPVADDESYGYLRPETAQGIFTNFKNVVDSTSRRLPFGIAQIGKAFRNEITPRNFIFRVRELEQMEIEFFCTPGTDEEWHEHWLERRLSWWEAQGVPRSKIEILDVPKEDLAHYSKRTYDLMYDYPTLGHEEIEGIANRSDYDLGSHTKNQSELGLVARVEENLDSIAKLTIPHPETNKPVVPFVIEPSAGVDRAMLAVLSEAFTKETLENGNERIVLKLRPHLAPIKVAVIPLARNKAELVDLARSIKNDLQKLGLGRILLEDSGNIGKAYRRHDEVGTPYCVTVDFDTVGKGEDASLTDTVTIRDRDTLAQERVKISELSAYLQAKLR
- a CDS encoding DUF305 domain-containing protein, yielding MNLRRALPFIAVLLAAVAAALLLAPRLINPAEDSREVRFVREMIQHHTQAIDMATRVRDTTTDPELRSLALDIMLGQQEQIGQMRGWLTLWGRPWAGDGMSAEHARMMGMATQAEVATISTQPEKQAEVTFLQLMTRHHQGALAMVPPALESGVRPEVQALARQIQAAQSAEITLMTRLLKDRGAQPLPAPGGMGGMDMGDHQH
- a CDS encoding YdcF family protein, producing the protein MTGERWRNVAGGVAVGAGLAVLAAFLGEVRAPAGVLLGVIVAGGVAGAFRPGWAVLRVGAGALAVLIAACLLTPVLRGPLASLTLRESPVKADAIVVLGGGVQCGSRTLEVSSQARLLRGLELWRAGYAPVLTLSEQSGLIGPRDCPKIDALEREMIRALYPSGGPTLVTLRNVTTTRDEAARVRDLARARGWTRVLLVTSPSHSRRAAALFRAQGVTVVSVPAQEWRFDQALIQPSDRLVALRVLLYESLSRVKAALGGTPER
- the trmFO gene encoding methylenetetrahydrofolate--tRNA-(uracil(54)-C(5))-methyltransferase (FADH(2)-oxidizing) TrmFO codes for the protein MSERVTVIGGGLAGSEAALAAARLGVRVRLHEMRPVKMTPAHRSGNFAELVCSNSLGGEGELQSKGLLQAELRSVGGAIVGAADASKLPAGNALAVERDEFSARVTAAVREHPLIEVVEGEVEAVPDGIVVIASGPLTSDALAADVARLTGSERLSFYDAAAPVIAFDSINMDVAWRAGRYEQSADYINCPFTKDEYLAFFGALEQARSHTPHDWEKLEFFEGCMPIEEIARRGIDTPRFGPMSPKGLDDPKTGRWPYAVAQLRQEDREGRMWSLVGFQTGLKWGDQKAVVNLIPGLEGAEIVRYGVMHRNTYLNAPLVLESTLQLKADPTKLVAGVLAGTEGYLESAATGWLAGTNAARLALGLQPLTPPAESMLGGLTRYLASANPKGFQPMNVNWALVPELPAEINEKTGKPRKLGKREKRPVMFRRGLNAFMTWAQAEAGLTVTPPQVREAEVVGAEG